In a genomic window of Gloeocapsopsis dulcis:
- the nusG gene encoding transcription termination/antitermination protein NusG, with protein sequence MIFDDESRNPNQTQAGETTTPVTTPRWYAVQVASGCEKRVKADIERRSQTFEVAERISQVEIPQTPAVKIRKDGSRQHTEEKVFPGYVLVKMAMDDDTWQVVKNTPHVINFVGAEQKKGTGRGRGHVKPVPLSHTEVERIFKQTAEQEPVVKIDMAAGDKIVVLSGPFKDFEGEVVEVSPERSKLKALLSIFGRDTPVELEFNQVQKQG encoded by the coding sequence ATGATTTTTGATGACGAATCACGTAATCCCAATCAAACACAAGCAGGAGAGACAACGACCCCTGTTACAACTCCTCGTTGGTATGCAGTTCAAGTAGCATCTGGATGTGAAAAACGAGTCAAAGCAGACATAGAGCGGCGATCGCAGACCTTTGAAGTTGCCGAGCGGATTTCTCAAGTAGAAATTCCGCAAACTCCTGCTGTAAAAATTCGTAAAGATGGTAGTAGACAGCACACAGAAGAAAAAGTGTTCCCTGGCTACGTGCTCGTGAAGATGGCAATGGATGATGACACTTGGCAGGTGGTCAAAAACACCCCTCATGTGATCAACTTTGTAGGAGCAGAGCAAAAAAAAGGAACTGGCAGAGGGCGCGGTCACGTAAAACCAGTTCCGCTAAGTCATACAGAGGTCGAACGAATCTTTAAACAGACAGCTGAGCAAGAGCCAGTGGTCAAGATTGATATGGCAGCTGGCGATAAAATTGTTGTACTTTCGGGTCCATTTAAAGACTTTGAAGGTGAAGTAGTAGAAGTTAGTCCAGAACGCAGCAAGCTTAAAGCATTGCTCTCAATCTTTGGACGCGACACGCCCGTTGAATTGGAATTTAATCAGGTTCAGAAACAAGGCTAA
- the rplL gene encoding 50S ribosomal protein L7/L12, with translation MSAATEQILEQLKSLTLLEAAELVKQIEEAFGVSAAAPAGGMMMMAAPGAAAAPVEEVEEQTEFDVILDEVPADKKIAVLKVVRTLTGLGLKEAKDLVESTPKPVKEAVAKDAAEDMKKQLEEAGAKVTVK, from the coding sequence ATGTCTGCTGCAACCGAACAAATTTTAGAACAACTCAAGTCTTTAACTCTGCTAGAAGCTGCAGAGCTAGTCAAGCAAATTGAAGAAGCCTTTGGCGTCAGTGCGGCTGCACCTGCTGGTGGGATGATGATGATGGCTGCTCCTGGTGCTGCGGCTGCACCTGTTGAGGAAGTCGAAGAACAAACTGAGTTTGATGTCATCTTAGACGAAGTACCTGCTGATAAGAAAATTGCTGTTCTTAAAGTGGTACGTACATTGACTGGACTAGGTTTGAAAGAAGCTAAAGATCTCGTAGAGTCTACACCTAAGCCAGTTAAAGAAGCCGTTGCCAAAGATGCTGCTGAAGACATGAAGAAGCAGCTTGAAGAAGCTGGCGCTAAAGTTACTGTTAAGTAG
- the rplA gene encoding 50S ribosomal protein L1 encodes MAKKESRRMQELRKKVEDKPYQPIEALSLLKETATAKFPEAAEAHIRLGIDPKYTDQQLRTTVALPKGTGQIVRVAVIARGEKVTEATNAGADIVGSEELIDEIQQGRMDFDRLIATPDVMPQVAKLGRLLGPRGLMPSPKGGTVTSDITQAIADFKAGKLEFRADRTGIVHVMFGKVSFSPEDLLVNLKALQETIDRNRPSGAKGRYWRTMFVSATMGPSIQVDVNALRDMKSEAA; translated from the coding sequence ATGGCGAAAAAAGAATCTCGCCGGATGCAAGAACTGCGAAAAAAAGTTGAAGATAAGCCTTATCAACCAATAGAGGCACTGAGCTTATTAAAAGAAACAGCAACAGCTAAGTTTCCTGAGGCTGCAGAAGCTCACATTCGTCTAGGAATTGACCCGAAATATACTGACCAACAGTTACGGACAACAGTAGCGCTACCTAAAGGTACTGGACAAATTGTACGGGTGGCAGTCATTGCTAGAGGTGAGAAAGTCACGGAAGCAACAAATGCAGGTGCTGATATTGTTGGTTCAGAAGAACTGATTGATGAAATTCAACAAGGTCGCATGGACTTTGATCGGTTAATTGCAACGCCAGATGTCATGCCGCAGGTGGCAAAACTTGGACGACTTCTAGGACCGCGCGGTTTAATGCCTTCACCTAAAGGTGGTACAGTCACATCCGATATTACTCAAGCGATCGCCGATTTTAAAGCTGGTAAACTAGAGTTTCGTGCTGATCGCACAGGTATTGTTCATGTTATGTTTGGTAAAGTATCCTTCTCACCAGAAGATTTATTAGTAAACCTTAAGGCTCTACAAGAGACTATTGACCGTAATCGTCCTTCAGGTGCCAAAGGTCGTTATTGGCGGACAATGTTTGTGTCAGCAACAATGGGACCATCAATCCAAGTTGATGTTAACGCTCTGCGCGACATGAAATCAGAAGCTGCCTGA
- a CDS encoding phycobiliprotein lyase, protein MTSPQQLTYAREASLLAAEFFKHSAGKWRSERRYYTLPDGETKEMVSMITVRFLEPGCRELEQLAQLHQLDDATVLTCGAEVSWESTNSVSGRKESKGATLFGVGGTTLYRDRGFATTKPVTADYYFSNPQTMCLRTEYKGSVFEEELKLIGSNYRTRQTIISRAGEQQMIGQYLEKRL, encoded by the coding sequence GTGACATCACCGCAACAACTGACCTACGCAAGAGAAGCTTCGCTGCTGGCTGCAGAATTTTTCAAACACTCTGCTGGTAAATGGCGCTCAGAAAGGCGATATTACACTTTGCCGGATGGGGAAACCAAGGAAATGGTCAGCATGATTACCGTTCGATTTTTAGAGCCAGGGTGTAGAGAACTAGAACAATTAGCTCAATTACACCAACTTGATGATGCTACAGTTCTGACTTGTGGTGCTGAAGTAAGTTGGGAAAGCACAAATTCGGTGTCAGGCAGAAAAGAGTCAAAAGGCGCGACACTTTTCGGTGTAGGTGGAACAACGTTGTATCGCGATCGCGGTTTTGCGACAACGAAGCCAGTCACAGCCGATTATTATTTTTCCAATCCCCAAACAATGTGTCTGCGCACAGAATATAAAGGCTCTGTCTTTGAAGAAGAGTTGAAGTTGATCGGCAGTAATTACCGTACTCGGCAAACAATCATCTCCCGCGCAGGAGAACAGCAAATGATTGGTCAGTATTTAGAGAAGAGACTTTAA
- the rplJ gene encoding 50S ribosomal protein L10, translated as MGRTLENKQEIVAELKESLSQAQLALVIEYQGLTVAEISDLRRRLRPTGTICKVTKNTFMGIAIDGQENWQPMSEFLQGSSAFLLVQEDISGAIKAYQDFQKASKKTQLRGGVMEGRVLKEPDIKALADLPSKEQLIAQIAGAINALATKIAVGINEVPASLGRSIQAISEKDQNNGVAESSDAA; from the coding sequence ATGGGTAGAACGCTAGAAAACAAGCAAGAAATTGTTGCCGAACTTAAGGAAAGTTTGAGTCAGGCGCAGTTAGCGCTTGTGATTGAATACCAAGGACTTACTGTTGCAGAAATTTCTGATCTGCGGCGACGACTACGTCCTACTGGCACGATTTGCAAAGTGACCAAAAATACCTTTATGGGTATTGCCATCGATGGTCAGGAAAACTGGCAACCGATGTCAGAATTCCTTCAAGGTTCTTCTGCCTTTTTACTTGTTCAAGAGGACATCAGTGGTGCGATCAAGGCGTACCAAGATTTTCAAAAAGCCAGCAAAAAAACTCAATTGCGTGGCGGCGTGATGGAAGGTCGGGTACTGAAAGAACCTGATATTAAGGCACTTGCAGACCTACCGTCGAAAGAACAACTGATTGCTCAAATTGCTGGAGCGATCAATGCTTTAGCAACCAAGATTGCTGTAGGGATCAACGAAGTTCCTGCCTCGTTGGGTCGCAGTATTCAAGCGATTTCAGAAAAAGATCAAAACAATGGTGTTGCTGAAAGTAGCGATGCTGCTTAA
- the rplS gene encoding 50S ribosomal protein L19, whose translation MNAQEIIRSIEAEHLKSDLPDIYVGDTVRVGVIIQEGGKERTQPYEGVVIAKRNGGINETITVRRIFQGVGVERVFLLHSPRIANVKILRRGKVRRAKLYYLRDRVGKATRVKQRFDRAL comes from the coding sequence ATGAACGCGCAAGAGATTATCCGCTCGATAGAAGCGGAGCATTTGAAGTCGGATTTACCCGATATCTATGTCGGGGACACAGTAAGGGTGGGAGTCATCATTCAAGAAGGTGGCAAAGAACGTACTCAACCTTATGAGGGAGTAGTCATTGCCAAACGTAATGGCGGAATTAACGAGACAATTACAGTACGGCGAATTTTTCAAGGAGTAGGCGTCGAGCGAGTCTTTCTGCTTCATTCGCCTCGGATTGCCAATGTGAAGATACTACGACGTGGTAAAGTACGTCGTGCTAAGCTATACTACTTACGCGATCGCGTAGGTAAAGCTACCCGCGTCAAACAACGCTTCGACCGCGCTTTGTAG
- a CDS encoding serine/threonine-protein kinase → MTTLLNNRYQIIQLLGSGGFGETFLAEDTYMPSRRRCVIKQLKPVVNDPSTYQLIQQRFQREAATLEALGERSTQIPKLYAYFSEQGQFFLVQEWIHGQTLASKVATTGVLSENAVREILVSLLQVLDYVHSQGIIYRDIKPDNILLRESNNQPVLIDFGAVKETMATTINSQGKLTQTMVIGTPGFMSPEQAAGRPVYASDIYGLGLTAIYLLTGKLPQELETSQHEEILWQQYLPTISPKLAAVLNKAIQYHPRDRYTTAIKMLENLQYTSPTATTHEQTTLLISGTRQRTTAQRSQTPVIRYHRKNHNWQFLAIAGLLAGGLAVGVLANFRQAPQSSISNSTTPAEAIAEPSVESGPTPTASPSPTAPVASPILPPVESPASPPPLFPQLDESPPQSQELEEPSLAQSPLPNQEPPVETPPVPAPTALPQDNVQSAPIENIPAFPTGTSESQVRATLGNPTKTSRGVWGNTRAAIYDIKPNQVTLGYLFDRNSGRLQQTEVSFAQSVDPQIMQGTLQQLLEGNASAEVNEGLQQVYQRRTNRYSFTTGELKGVIERNNRDRIYIGVWESDLH, encoded by the coding sequence ATGACAACGCTGTTAAACAATCGCTATCAAATTATTCAACTGTTGGGTTCTGGAGGTTTTGGCGAAACCTTTCTAGCAGAAGATACTTATATGCCTTCACGCCGCCGCTGTGTGATTAAGCAACTGAAACCAGTGGTGAATGATCCAAGTACGTATCAACTGATCCAACAGCGATTTCAAAGGGAAGCAGCAACTTTGGAGGCTTTAGGCGAAAGAAGCACCCAAATTCCTAAGCTATATGCCTATTTTTCAGAACAAGGTCAGTTTTTTTTAGTGCAAGAGTGGATTCATGGTCAAACGCTAGCAAGTAAAGTAGCAACTACAGGAGTACTGAGTGAAAACGCTGTACGAGAAATTCTAGTCAGCTTGCTGCAAGTGCTAGATTACGTACACAGCCAAGGGATAATTTACCGCGATATTAAACCTGATAATATCCTTCTGCGTGAGTCGAATAATCAGCCAGTGCTCATTGATTTCGGTGCAGTAAAAGAGACAATGGCAACGACAATTAATTCCCAAGGCAAACTCACTCAAACTATGGTCATTGGGACTCCTGGGTTTATGTCTCCAGAGCAAGCAGCAGGAAGACCAGTATATGCTAGTGATATCTACGGCTTGGGCTTAACAGCAATTTATTTGCTAACTGGAAAACTGCCTCAAGAACTAGAAACATCACAGCATGAAGAGATTCTCTGGCAGCAATATCTTCCCACCATTAGCCCTAAACTGGCAGCAGTGCTTAATAAAGCAATTCAATATCATCCACGCGATCGCTACACCACGGCAATCAAAATGCTAGAAAATTTGCAGTATACCAGTCCTACTGCAACTACACATGAACAAACAACACTATTGATTTCAGGAACTCGTCAGCGTACCACCGCACAGCGATCTCAAACTCCTGTTATCAGATATCACCGCAAAAACCACAATTGGCAATTTTTAGCGATTGCTGGTTTGCTTGCAGGAGGTTTAGCGGTTGGTGTTTTAGCTAATTTTCGTCAAGCACCACAATCATCAATATCAAATAGCACAACACCGGCAGAAGCTATTGCGGAACCTTCTGTTGAATCGGGTCCGACTCCCACAGCATCACCCTCACCAACAGCACCTGTAGCATCACCGATACTTCCACCTGTGGAGTCTCCTGCATCTCCTCCGCCTTTGTTTCCCCAATTAGACGAATCACCTCCCCAATCTCAAGAATTAGAAGAGCCATCACTAGCACAATCACCTCTGCCAAATCAAGAACCACCAGTAGAAACGCCTCCAGTACCTGCGCCTACTGCGTTACCACAAGATAATGTACAATCAGCACCAATAGAGAATATCCCTGCATTTCCTACAGGTACATCGGAAAGCCAAGTAAGAGCAACACTCGGCAATCCGACAAAAACATCTAGAGGTGTTTGGGGCAATACTCGCGCGGCAATTTACGATATCAAGCCAAACCAAGTTACCTTAGGCTATTTGTTTGATCGTAATTCTGGACGTCTACAGCAAACCGAAGTATCCTTTGCGCAATCTGTCGATCCTCAAATTATGCAGGGTACTTTACAGCAATTGTTGGAGGGTAATGCCTCTGCAGAAGTTAATGAAGGATTGCAGCAAGTTTATCAGCGCCGTACCAATCGCTACTCGTTCACCACAGGTGAATTAAAAGGAGTCATTGAGCGAAATAATCGCGATCGCATTTATATAGGAGTATGGGAATCTGACTTGCACTAA
- a CDS encoding diflavin flavoprotein codes for MVTLTDKAQNRLTMQIADTAPNTTAIRSLDWDRDRFDIEFGLQNGTTYNSFIIRGEQTALVDTSHEKFRQLYLDTLRQVIDPAEIDYIVISHTEPDHSGLVKDVLQLVPEATVVGSKVALQFLEDMVHQPFKRQIVKNGDRLDLGNGHELEFVSAPNLHWPDTMFTYDRKTQVLYTCDAFGLHYCDDNTFDEDLGAIEADFRFYYDCLMAPNARSVLSAMKRMGELGEVTTIATGHGPLLYHNVAELTRRYRVWSQSQAKAETTVAVFYTSDYGYSDRLAQAIAQGITKTGVAVETVDLRSADLQEVQELISRVSGIVIGMPPASGDAAETAQTVLSTVLAAAKAKQSIGIFEAGGGDDEPVYPLLNKLRDLGLSVAFPAIQIKEAPTEATYKRCEEAGTDLGQWLTRDRSIKVMKSLDADLDKALGRISGGLYIITAKKGDASSAMLASWVTQASFKPLGVTIAVAKDRAIESLMQVGDRFVLNVLEEGNHLHLMKHFLKRFSPGADRFEGVKTQPSQNGAPILTDALAYMECEVTSRMEVSDHHIVYATVETGKVSNPEALTAVHHRKVGNHY; via the coding sequence ATGGTAACGCTCACTGACAAAGCCCAGAATCGGCTGACAATGCAAATTGCTGATACTGCTCCAAATACAACAGCGATTCGCTCTCTAGATTGGGATCGCGATCGCTTCGATATCGAGTTTGGCTTGCAAAATGGCACTACATATAACTCATTTATCATTCGAGGTGAGCAAACTGCTTTAGTTGATACCTCCCACGAGAAATTTCGTCAACTTTATTTAGACACGCTGCGTCAGGTTATCGACCCAGCAGAAATTGACTATATCGTTATTAGCCACACCGAACCGGATCATAGCGGCTTAGTCAAAGACGTATTACAGCTTGTTCCCGAAGCAACTGTCGTGGGGTCAAAAGTTGCACTTCAGTTTCTAGAAGACATGGTGCATCAACCGTTTAAGCGACAAATTGTCAAAAATGGCGATCGCTTAGATTTAGGTAACGGACATGAATTAGAGTTTGTCAGCGCCCCGAATTTACATTGGCCTGATACGATGTTTACCTACGATCGCAAGACGCAAGTTCTTTATACTTGTGATGCCTTTGGATTGCACTATTGTGACGACAATACATTTGATGAAGACCTCGGCGCGATCGAAGCGGATTTTCGTTTCTACTACGATTGCTTGATGGCTCCTAATGCTCGTTCAGTTCTATCCGCGATGAAACGTATGGGTGAGTTGGGAGAAGTCACCACGATCGCAACAGGTCATGGACCGTTACTCTATCACAACGTGGCAGAACTGACTCGTCGTTATCGTGTTTGGAGTCAATCGCAAGCTAAAGCAGAAACAACGGTTGCAGTTTTTTACACTTCCGATTATGGATATAGCGATCGCCTCGCCCAAGCAATTGCCCAAGGTATAACTAAAACAGGCGTTGCCGTCGAAACCGTTGACCTGCGATCGGCAGATCTCCAAGAAGTTCAGGAACTGATCAGCCGAGTCTCAGGAATCGTTATCGGAATGCCTCCCGCGTCTGGAGATGCGGCAGAAACTGCCCAGACAGTGCTAAGTACAGTATTAGCCGCTGCTAAAGCGAAGCAATCTATCGGCATCTTTGAAGCTGGTGGTGGCGATGATGAACCAGTTTACCCACTATTGAACAAACTCCGCGATTTGGGTCTTTCGGTCGCTTTCCCCGCAATTCAAATCAAAGAAGCACCCACAGAAGCCACCTACAAGCGATGTGAAGAAGCAGGGACTGACTTAGGACAATGGCTGACGCGCGATCGCAGCATCAAAGTCATGAAATCTTTAGATGCGGACTTGGATAAAGCTTTAGGAAGGATTAGTGGCGGACTCTACATCATCACAGCCAAAAAAGGTGATGCATCGAGCGCAATGCTGGCATCGTGGGTGACGCAGGCAAGTTTTAAACCACTAGGAGTGACAATTGCAGTTGCGAAAGACCGTGCAATTGAATCATTAATGCAAGTCGGCGATCGCTTTGTCCTAAACGTCTTAGAAGAAGGCAATCACCTACACTTAATGAAACACTTCCTCAAGCGTTTCTCTCCTGGTGCAGATCGTTTCGAGGGTGTGAAAACTCAACCTTCCCAAAATGGTGCGCCAATTCTTACCGATGCTTTAGCTTATATGGAGTGCGAAGTGACAAGCCGAATGGAAGTGAGCGATCACCATATTGTTTATGCCACTGTGGAAACAGGTAAAGTGAGTAATCCCGAAGCCCTCACCGCAGTTCACCATCGCAAAGTCGGCAATCACTACTAG
- a CDS encoding diflavin flavoprotein, whose protein sequence is MESKPRDVQFFPVGIDTSVLRSRSWTRLRFEIEYALARGTTANCYVIQGDQLAIIDPPGETFTQIYLAALQQRIDLQKLDYVILGHVNPNRAATLKALLEIAPQITFVCSNPGAINLRGALENPDLHIKVMRGEETLDLGKGHHLQFIPTPNPRYPDHLCTYDPLTEILYTDKFFGAHICGDQVFDEGWESFQEDRRYYFDCLMAPHARQVETALDKLSDLPVRMYATAHGPLVRYGLLQLTEAYRQWSQQQTSQDTTVALIYASAYGNTATLAQAIARGITKAGVGVESINCEIAAPEEIRTAVEKSAGFIIGSPTLGGHAPTPIQTALGIVLSTATNNKLAGVFGSYGWSGEAIDLIENKLKDAGYRFGFDTMRVKFKPNDVTLQLCEEAGTDFAQSLKKAKKVRAPRQAATSVEQAVGRVVGSLSVVTTKQGDVSSAMLASWISQATFNPPGLTVAVAKDRAIESLMHTGSNFVLNILPEDNHISLMKHFLKPFNPGEDRFNGVGTQSADNGCPILSDALAYLECSIQNRMEAGDHWIVYASVDNGKVLAPAAVTAVHHRKSGNHY, encoded by the coding sequence ATGGAATCAAAACCACGCGACGTACAGTTTTTTCCAGTTGGGATCGATACATCCGTGCTGCGATCGCGCAGTTGGACGCGGTTAAGATTTGAAATTGAATATGCCTTGGCTCGTGGGACTACGGCTAATTGTTATGTGATTCAAGGCGATCAACTAGCAATTATTGATCCTCCAGGAGAAACTTTCACCCAAATTTATTTAGCAGCTTTACAGCAGCGCATCGATTTACAAAAGCTAGATTATGTTATTCTCGGACACGTCAATCCTAATCGTGCTGCAACGTTAAAAGCTTTACTAGAAATTGCCCCGCAAATTACCTTTGTCTGCTCTAATCCAGGTGCGATCAATCTCCGTGGCGCACTAGAAAACCCCGATCTACACATTAAAGTCATGCGTGGTGAGGAAACGCTGGATTTAGGTAAAGGTCATCATTTGCAATTTATCCCTACTCCTAACCCGCGCTATCCGGATCATCTTTGCACCTACGATCCCCTCACAGAAATTCTCTACACGGATAAGTTCTTCGGAGCGCATATTTGTGGCGATCAGGTATTTGATGAAGGTTGGGAAAGTTTTCAAGAAGATCGGCGCTACTATTTTGATTGCTTGATGGCTCCTCATGCGCGTCAAGTAGAAACTGCACTAGACAAACTTTCCGATCTCCCTGTCAGAATGTACGCCACAGCGCATGGTCCCTTAGTGCGTTACGGATTGCTGCAACTGACTGAAGCATACCGTCAATGGAGTCAGCAGCAGACATCTCAAGACACAACAGTCGCTTTGATTTATGCTTCGGCTTATGGCAATACGGCAACTCTGGCACAAGCGATCGCGCGTGGCATTACTAAAGCAGGTGTTGGTGTCGAATCAATTAATTGTGAAATTGCTGCTCCAGAAGAAATTCGCACTGCTGTAGAAAAATCAGCCGGCTTTATTATCGGTTCACCTACACTCGGCGGACACGCACCTACTCCCATTCAAACAGCGTTAGGCATTGTCCTATCGACTGCGACTAACAATAAACTTGCAGGAGTGTTTGGTTCCTACGGCTGGAGTGGTGAAGCGATTGATTTAATTGAAAATAAACTCAAAGATGCTGGTTATCGATTCGGGTTTGACACCATGCGCGTCAAGTTCAAGCCCAATGATGTCACCCTGCAACTGTGCGAAGAAGCTGGAACTGACTTTGCTCAAAGCCTGAAAAAAGCTAAAAAAGTCCGCGCCCCGCGACAAGCAGCTACCAGTGTTGAACAAGCAGTTGGTCGAGTTGTTGGTTCGCTGAGTGTGGTTACAACCAAACAAGGAGATGTCTCTAGTGCCATGCTAGCGTCGTGGATTTCTCAGGCAACTTTTAACCCTCCAGGATTAACCGTAGCAGTTGCTAAAGATCGTGCAATCGAATCACTCATGCACACTGGTAGTAATTTTGTCCTCAATATTCTTCCAGAAGACAACCATATTAGCTTGATGAAGCACTTTCTCAAACCTTTCAACCCTGGAGAAGATCGCTTCAATGGTGTGGGAACTCAAAGTGCAGATAATGGCTGTCCTATTCTCTCTGATGCTCTTGCTTATCTAGAATGCTCAATTCAGAATCGCATGGAAGCGGGCGATCACTGGATTGTTTACGCAAGTGTTGATAACGGCAAAGTCCTAGCTCCCGCAGCAGTTACTGCCGTTCATCACCGTAAGTCAGGAAACCACTATTAA
- the secE gene encoding preprotein translocase subunit SecE: MNKKNEVEIQEPKSGSNISNFFKGTKEEFDKVVWPSRQQLVSESAAVLSMIVLSATFIYLVNGFFAWGAGQVFR, from the coding sequence GTGAACAAAAAGAACGAAGTTGAAATCCAAGAACCCAAGAGTGGGAGCAATATTAGTAACTTCTTTAAAGGAACCAAAGAAGAGTTTGACAAAGTTGTGTGGCCAAGCAGACAGCAACTCGTGAGTGAGTCAGCTGCTGTGTTGTCAATGATAGTACTTTCGGCAACCTTCATCTATCTAGTTAATGGCTTCTTTGCTTGGGGAGCAGGACAGGTGTTTCGATGA
- a CDS encoding NUDIX hydrolase: MSRLWQIGQTILGIIFRHPIPGTSIIPILPDGQIVLIRRRDNGKWSLPGGMVDWGEDIPTAVRRELAEETGLELVKIRRLVGVYSAPDRDPRVHSICVLVEAEVKGDMKIRDSLEVIDIKAFSPTSLPPGELSHDHTQQLQDYFAGSTTVA, encoded by the coding sequence ATGAGCCGTTTATGGCAAATTGGTCAAACTATCTTAGGCATTATCTTTCGGCATCCTATTCCTGGTACTAGCATTATTCCTATTTTGCCTGATGGTCAAATCGTTTTGATTCGCCGCCGTGATAATGGTAAATGGTCACTACCTGGAGGAATGGTAGATTGGGGGGAAGATATTCCCACAGCCGTACGTCGGGAGTTAGCAGAAGAAACAGGACTCGAACTCGTTAAAATTCGTCGCTTGGTGGGAGTGTATTCCGCACCCGATCGCGATCCGCGAGTGCATTCAATTTGCGTGCTTGTCGAAGCCGAAGTTAAAGGCGACATGAAAATTCGCGATTCTTTAGAAGTCATCGACATTAAAGCTTTTTCTCCAACATCTCTACCTCCAGGCGAACTTTCTCACGACCACACTCAGCAGTTACAAGACTACTTTGCTGGTTCGACAACTGTAGCTTAG
- a CDS encoding pantothenate kinase, whose amino-acid sequence MSKSHWLALMIGNSRLHWAWFIEEVLQFAWDTEYLPVSVVQNLASCQNITDFSRKILAPGAINITLPPIYLASVVPQATIIWQTYPNLHEITLDQVPLQGVYPTLGIDRALALWGAGATWGFPALVIDAGTALTFTGANSDRTLVGGAILPGVRLQFQSLGERTAALPVVSTPKSLPPRWALNTPESIQSGVIYTLMAGIKDFVCDWWQAFPRSCVAITGGDRALLLNYFQAQYPDIAAKLTSEPHLIFQGIRCYWVSRGE is encoded by the coding sequence ATGAGTAAATCGCACTGGCTAGCGTTGATGATTGGCAATTCGCGGTTGCACTGGGCGTGGTTTATTGAAGAAGTGCTGCAATTTGCTTGGGATACAGAGTATTTGCCAGTATCGGTGGTGCAAAATCTTGCTAGCTGCCAAAATATTACCGATTTTTCTAGAAAAATTTTAGCTCCTGGGGCGATTAATATCACGCTACCGCCTATTTACTTGGCTTCAGTTGTTCCCCAAGCAACAATAATTTGGCAAACATACCCTAACCTACACGAAATTACGTTAGACCAAGTTCCACTGCAAGGAGTTTATCCCACGTTGGGAATTGATCGAGCACTAGCTTTGTGGGGTGCGGGAGCAACATGGGGTTTTCCCGCTCTTGTTATTGATGCTGGAACTGCGCTTACTTTCACAGGGGCAAACAGCGATCGCACTTTAGTGGGTGGCGCAATTCTCCCTGGTGTCCGCTTGCAATTTCAATCATTGGGTGAGAGAACTGCTGCCTTACCTGTGGTTAGTACCCCAAAATCACTCCCGCCTCGCTGGGCATTGAATACACCAGAATCGATTCAAAGTGGGGTAATTTACACTTTGATGGCTGGGATAAAAGACTTTGTTTGTGATTGGTGGCAAGCATTTCCGAGAAGTTGTGTAGCAATCACAGGAGGCGATCGCGCCTTACTTCTCAATTATTTTCAGGCACAATACCCAGATATCGCCGCTAAGCTCACTTCTGAGCCACACTTAATCTTCCAAGGAATACGCTGTTATTGGGTAAGTCGAGGTGAATAA
- the rplK gene encoding 50S ribosomal protein L11 produces MAKKIVAVIKLALTAGKANPAPPVGPALGQHGVNIMMFCKEYNARTADQAGTVIPAEISVFEDRSFTFVLKTPPASVLICKAAGIERGSNEPNKKKVGKISQAQLQEIAQTKMPDLNANDIEAAMKIVAGTAKNMGVTVVD; encoded by the coding sequence ATGGCAAAAAAAATTGTTGCGGTCATTAAGCTGGCTCTGACCGCAGGAAAAGCAAACCCAGCACCTCCAGTGGGTCCAGCGCTCGGTCAGCATGGTGTAAATATCATGATGTTCTGTAAAGAATACAATGCCAGAACAGCAGACCAAGCCGGAACGGTCATTCCAGCTGAAATTTCAGTTTTTGAAGACCGCAGTTTCACATTTGTACTCAAAACCCCACCGGCTTCTGTCTTAATTTGCAAGGCGGCTGGAATCGAGCGTGGCTCCAACGAACCAAATAAAAAGAAAGTTGGTAAGATTAGCCAAGCACAACTACAAGAGATTGCCCAAACAAAAATGCCAGACCTCAATGCAAATGATATTGAGGCAGCAATGAAGATTGTTGCTGGAACTGCTAAAAATATGGGTGTGACAGTTGTTGATTAA